In Entelurus aequoreus isolate RoL-2023_Sb linkage group LG02, RoL_Eaeq_v1.1, whole genome shotgun sequence, one genomic interval encodes:
- the LOC133664657 gene encoding immunoglobulin superfamily containing leucine-rich repeat protein 2-like has translation MPARESLFLLTVVSSTIFTASLECPPLCTCSIKYRRHFAECSYKDLATIPSDLPHNVATLSLSANKIRTVPRGVFANVTRMMSLWMAHNEIVSMEPGSVSSLVHLRNFDVSHNKIADFPWGDLQNLTRLQLLKMNHNEMGSLPSDALANLKDLRSLHLNNNKLLTISEGTFDSLTSLSHLQLFNNPFACTCSLSWFRDWFLTSTLSVPKMNLMTCATPKELKGEMIVNLAESKCAQPTVTIRTQPHVGDTTLYEGDALVLTCDFKGNPTPLVMWSIRSHPKEPHHSFLSNSPVQIYHNGTVIISHLSKDDSGNYSCSASNKFGTAIDSLLVKVSSGPTSVAMTDTTQQPVVPETSVFDSVAERKEVLLTSFPTAEITPQYFEESVGATKCGLTAKTRHVSNHVFNWSLDDTTQHVFDYGVIALGVSETEVTVKLNPLLIPRDSNWTIAVSPDSPHNVSQKPHRLQENSEESRSRGLYLCVTADRKHSPVLWSQIKEGINTYLLSGLRPGTNYSLCLTYKGEDCEVQVLFATRRKVPNLIIIITVSICLLTVSTVPLLGATCFHLVYKYRSKTYKLIMKARDQYQMERTLATNVNVHALLTESQGDMTISQLDESGDAEKEADTEESIVTESQSRGNLDDCEVGSEFSEGLPLGAEAVNISSNDNISDCEPDVA, from the coding sequence ATGCCCGCCAGAGAATCCCTGTTTTTATTAACGGTGGTGAGTTCTACTATCTTCACCGCCTCACTGGAATGCCCGCCGCTTTGCACTTGCTCTATCAAATATAGACGCCATTTTGCTGAATGCTCCTACAAAGACTTGGCCACAATCCCATCCGACCTGCCACACAATGTCGCCACTCTCAGTCTCTCGGCAAACAAGATCCGTACGGTACCACGAGGCGTTTTCGCCAACGTTACCCGGATGATGTCACTGTGGATGGCCCACAACGAAATCGTCTCTATGGAGCCGGGAAGCGTCTCGTCTCTGGTTCATCTGCGCAACTTTGACGTCAGCCATAACAAGATAGCCGACTTTCCATGGGGCGATCTGCAGAATCTGACTCGGCTGCAGCTGCTGAAGATGAACCACAATGAAATGGGCAGTCTTCCTAGCGACGCCTTGGCGAACCTCAAAGACCTGAGGTCCCTCCATCTCAACAACAACAAACTTCTGACTATATCAGAGGGGACATTCGACTCCTTGACTTCTCTGTCCCATTTGCAGCTCTTCAACAATCCTTTTGCGTGCACTTGTTCACTCAGCTGGTTCAGAGATTGGTTCTTGACCTCCACCCTCTCAGTCCCCAAAATGAACCTAATGACTTGTGCTACTCCAAAGGAACTTAAAGGAGAGATGATTGTGAACTTAGCTGAGTCCAAATGCGCTCAGCCGACCGTCACAATCAGGACTCAGCCACATGTTGGCGACACAACTTTGTATGAGGGCGATGCTTTGGTTTTAACTTGTGACTTCAAAGGCAACCCAACGCCATTGGTCATGTGGAGTATTCGCAGTCACCCGAAAGAACCTCATCACTCCTTCTTGTCCAATAGTCCGGTCCAAATCTATCACAATGGAACCGTCATCATCTCACATCTCAGCAAGGATGACAGCGGCAACTATAGCTGCTCTGCCTCCAACAAGTTTGGTACGGCGATTGACTCACTCTTAGTCAAAGTGTCATCAGGGCCAACGTCTGTAGCTATGACCGATACAACACAACAACCGGTCGTACCTGAAACATCTGTGTTTGATTCTGTAGCTGAGAGAAAAGAAGTCTTGCTTACCTCCTTCCCGACCGCAGAGATCACCCCTCAGTATTTTGAGGAGTCGGTAGGTGCGACCAAATGCGGCTTGACTGCTAAAACGAGACATGTTTCAAACCATGTCTTCAATTGGAGCTTGGATGACACCACTCAGCACGTGTTTGACTATGGCGTCATTGCGCTGGGGGTGTCAGAAACGGAGGTCACCGTAAAACTCAACCCTCTTCTAATACCCAGAGACAGTAACTGGACTATCGCAGTCTCACCAGATAGTCCTCACAATGTCAGCCAAAAGCCTCACAGGCTTCAAGAGAACTCTGAAGAATCCCGTTCAAGAGGGTTGTATCTGTGTGTCACCGCTGACCGCAAGCACTCGCCTGTGCTGTGGTCACAGATTAAAGAGGGCATCAACAcctacctactcagtggtctaCGACCAGGTACAAACTACTCCCTGTGTCTGACCTACAAAGGGGAGGACTGTGAGGTTCAAGTGCTCTTCGCCACCAGAAGAAAAGTCCCTAACCTGATCATCATAATCACAGTCAGTATTTGCCTTCTGACCGTGTCAACCGTCCCCCTACTTGGAGCCACATGTTTCCACTTGGTGTACAAATACCGCAGCAAGACGTACAAGCTGATCATGAAGGCCAGAGACCAGTACCAGATGGAAAGGACGCTTGCCACTAACGTTAACGTCCACGCACTTCTAACCGAGTCTCAGGGGGACATGACCATCAGTCAGCTGGATGAGAGTGGAGATGCAGAGAAGGAGGCGGACACGGAAGAAAGCATAGTGACCGAGTCTCAGTCCAGAGGGAATTTGGACGACTGCGAGGTCGGATCGGAGTTCAGCGAGGGGCTTCCTTTGGGGGCTGAAGCGGTCAATATCTCTAGCAACGACAACATCAGTGACTGTGAACCGGATGTAGCATAA